AGTCGGTGGTTCCGATGAGCGAACCCTCGTCTTGCGTCGGGATCACGGTCTCGAAGTAGCTGAAGACCTCCGGATGGCTCTGGGTTTCCTTGGTCCAGCGGTAGCGGATCTGTCCCTCCACATCCCCCAGGCCGGATTCCTCGAGCTCCGCCGGCAGGGCCGTAGGATCGGCGCTGCTCTTTTCCAGCTTGGCCTTGATGATCGCCGCCTCCAGCTCGAAGGCGAGGCGGTCGGTGAGACCGTAGCCGATGAAGATGAGCCCTTCGTAGGCGCGATATTTGCCGCGAAAGTCCTCGTCGAGGCCGAAGCCTAGGTCGCTCGGGGCATACTCGGCATTGTCATCATGGTAGTACTCGAAGAACGGATAGACGAACCACTGGCCGTCGTTGACATAGGTGCCGAACTGGGACAGCGGGATGCCTTCGCCGCGATCACGCAGATACTTCGGCAGATTCTCCGTTTCGAGATGACCCGGAAAGTTTCCGGCCCTGCTCGTCCCGGCCCAGAGCCCAAGAGCGAAAAGGCCAAGCACCAGAGACTTCATTCCCACGCCTCCTGCATCCGGGGCCAACCGCCGCGGACGCTCCGGGGTCCTGTCGCCACTCGCGGCCCAGGAGAAGCGGGCCTTTTCCCTCGTGGCGACTCTTGCACTCAGCGCGCCTCGAGCTCGACCAGTTGGAGGGACTTGCCCTCTCCGAAGATCTCTTGGACGAGGCCGACTCCGCGGCAATAGCACTTGCGCTGGGAGGTCTTGCCGATGGGGTCGAAGTCCTCGGTCTCGATGCAGTCCTTGTAGGTTCCGGCGGGGACGGTGACCGTGGTTCCCGCAGCGACTACCTTGGAGCGATCCTCGGCCACGCCCGGAGCGCGCTCGGTTTCGAAGACATCCCCGACCTTCGGGGCCGCGGGCATGAACATGCCGGCGCGGGCGCCGTCCTCGCCGGCCCGCCATTGGCCGCCGTGGCTGACGATCTCGCCGTCGTCGTAATCGTCGACCTTTTCCCCGATGTAGTACACCGCGCCCGAGCGGTGCTGGGCGTAGTAGTCCTCCGTCTTTTCCACCAGCTCGCCGTCTTCGAAGTCGGAGACCTCGACGACCGTGACCTCTACTCCGGCCACGGTCGCGTGCACGTCGCGGACGGTGACCTCCACCCGGATCTCGACCGCCTCCCCCGTCTCGGGGTCGAGCTCCTCGCCCTCGAACACCGCTCGCTTCATCGACGCGAAGGCCACATAGGGGTTGGCGATGACCGGCGAGAGCTCGGACACTTCGACGCCCAGATCGGCCTGGGCCTTACCTTCGGGGCCGGGTTTGTCGGCGTCGACGGTGGCGGCCAGCAGTGCCGGCGCGGTGCAGCCGAGCACCAGGGCCCGCAGCAGGACGAAGGGTGACATCCCTGTCCTTTTCATTGCATCCGTTTCGTGCGCCGATAGGCGTCGCTCACCTCGTAAGCGCGCGCTTCCAGCTTGAGAGCCGCCGCGCGGGCATCCGCCATCTCCTGCTCGTTGAGCTCCAGGATGTTGATCAGCTCCAGCTTCTCACCCTCGGGATCGTCCACGGCACCGACGAGAACGACACCGACGCCGGGCGCGTAGTATTTGCGCTGATGACCGCTCCCCACCTCGTACGGGCTCCGTTCATCGATCACCAGCACGTTCTCGTAGCAGTTGAAGGGAACACAGGCCGTCTGGCCCTCCTGGTAGACGAAGGCGCAATCGAGGAAGTTGACGTCCGGTGCCCAGCCTTGGAGGAACTTCGTCCCCACCGGTGCATTCTCGGTCACCAGGATTCCCGCTTCGGAACCTTTGCGACCGGAGATCCAGGCGCTGGGAGCGCCGAGGAACTCCCCTTCGAAGTACTCTTCCGGGTACTCCCCCATGGTCCAGATATTGCCGTCGTCATCCTGGGCGAAGAAAGCGAGCTCCGCCTCCACGAGCACGCCATTGTTGTAGTCCCGGTCCCACATGACCACGGAGCGCACACCGTCGATCTCCTTGGTCAAGTCGGTCACGGTGAAGACCACCCGATGCGCGAGCGTTCCGCCGCCTCGGTTGGCCGTGCCATCGAGGATGAACTGCTTCCCTGGCGCGAGCGGGAAGAAACGGTTGTCGATCACAGTCGGGTTGGAGAAATCCCTTGGACTGAAGATCGTAGCGTCCCCGCACTCGCCGAAGCCCGGGTTCTGGGGACCGGTGGGGGTGCTGGGTTCGTCGCTACAACCAACCCAGACGAGAATCGGGAGGGCGGCCAGCGCCCAGACCAAGAACCACGATCGCCGGTGGCGAGAGTACCGCATACGTTCCTCCATGAGGGGCTATTTCGATGAGACCACGAAAAAAGGCGAGGCGTCAATTCGACTGCCCCGCGGACCATGATGTCGCCAATTTCGGACGCGAAAACGCATGTCTCGACCGCTGGCGCGCCGAAACACGAGGAGCGTCTGCGCTGTTTCACTCATTTCGTACCCCTAGGCTGTCCACCATCGGGGTGAATTCGGCTTGCCCGATGAGCCGACCACCGGCGTCCAGGCTGTTGGGATCCGCGGTGGCCCAGTAGAACACCGAGACGCGGAACACCATGCCCGGGGTCAGAGGCTCGGGGATCTGTTGCTCCACCGAACCGGGCGGGTGGACGCCGTAAACGATCGGTGAACGGTAGAGGTTGGTGCCGAGGGTTTCGGTGCCCCAGTACTCCTCGCCCGGGCCTGCCTCGACGATGAGCCGGCCGAGCGTGCAGTCCGGCGTCCAGGAGAAGGTGGGTGTCATCCCGGGGCTCACCGTCACCGTGACCGGGCCGTTGCATTCCAGCACCGGCGGCGGGTCCGGCGGACCCGTCGTGGCGCATTCGTCGCAGCTGGAGAGCGAGAGCGTGCTCGCCCCGAGGAAACAGGCGAAGCCTACGGCGAAGCACCGCAGCAGGCGCCGGCTTCCCACTCGAGCGGACCAGTGCATCGGGCTGCCATCCTCCGTGTTCACGCTCTGCCAGTTTCTCTGCACGCTAGAACCGCCGGGCGTACTGCACCTTCACCGGGAGTTCGCTGGAAATGAACTCCCAGCAGGTCGCCTTGCGCAATTTCGGGTCGTATCGCTGCTGCACGTTGTAGTTGTAGACGATGAAGACGTCCCCGAGCGGATCGAACGTCCAGCGCAGCTTGTTGTTGGTCCCCAGCTCGCGGCTCTGGGTGTCGTACTGGGTCAGGCTGCTGAACTGCAGGTCGGCGGTGAGGTTCAGCTGCAATCGTCCGCCGTACAGCTCCTCGGTGTAGTTCTTCTCGGTCAGCTTCATGCCTTGGGTTTCGTAGTCGTCGATCAGGGCGATGACGTCGCCCTTGCTCCGTTCCCCGGTGAATTCGACGGTCAGGAGCGCCGAAGGCTTGAGCGTCAGCCTGGCGGTCAGGGTGCTCAGATCACCGTCGTAATAGGTGCCGAAATCCCAGCGAACCTCGCCGCTGATCCTTCTCTTTTCCGCGGCCCGGGCGCCGATGAAGTACCGCGCCCACTCGTACGAGCCTGGCGGCACGTCCACATCGCTGGAGATCTCGAACACCTCCGAGGGGCGGTCGCCCTCCACTTCCAAACCGAGGTCGAAGCGCTCCCCGCTCTCCAGGAGCCAGTCGAGAGGTTTGACCGTGGCGGCGTAGCTCTCCCACTCCGAGTTGTCCGCCGTTTTGTACGCGGTGCCGGAGAGTTCGAGGAACATCTGGCGCAGCCAGCTCGAGGCGGGACGGGGGCTGACTTCCAAACCAAAGTCCCAGATGTGGATGTTGTTCCGCGGCACGAAACCCAAGGAAGGGTCGAAGCCGTTGCCGATATGGATCGAGCTGAAATTGACGTCCCACAGATCGTTGGGATACTCGATTCGGAAGCCGTGCGCGGACTTGTCGCCGCTCAGATCGGCGCGGTCGTTGAACAAACCCCAGGCGCCGATGAGGAGGTTCTTGTTCCAGCGGAAGCTCGAGGTCTGATAGGTGAAATCGACGCCTGCCAGCCAGGCGCCCTCGCGACCCAGTTGATCGCCAACGGTGGCGATCATTCCCACCGAGGACTCTTGCCAGAGGTTCTGGCTGATCCGCATGGCTCCCATGGTGGTCTGGGGGACGGCGACAGTGAAGGCCGGGTCCACCTGCAGGGCGTCCACTTCCCTCGTATTCGCCACCAGGGCCCCGATGTTCGTGTTTCCCACTCGGCCGTTGATCTTGCCGCCGACGTTGATCGGGATCTCCACCTGCTCTTCCTCGTCGAGGCCGAAGAGCCCGATGCGGCGACTGAAGAACGGCAGGAGATTCTCTTCCGGGTCCAACCCCAGGCCGAACTCGAAGATGTCCACGCCTTCCAGGAAGAAGCTGCGTTTCTCCGGGAAGAAGATGGGGAAGCGGGTCAGGTTGATCTGCCGGACGTCGACCTCGGTCTCGGCGAAATCGGTGTTGATCGTGAGCGCCGACGACAGGTTCGAGCCGAGCTTCTGGGTCATGTCCAGGCTCAGGTCGGTCTCGTTGTCCCGATGTCTCTCGAGCCCGGAGGTCCGCGTGCGGCCCACGGCGGAAGCACGGATGCTCAGACCCTTGCCCAGATC
The Candidatus Krumholzibacteriia bacterium genome window above contains:
- a CDS encoding DUF5916 domain-containing protein; its protein translation is MQIANGAWVFFLLTLLWASRTPAQEEVRENVEGNGRLRLRASPLLDGFHFDGKLTEDVWRTAVDSIPDLVTIEPEEGGVPAGRTVVKVLVGQEEIVVGAQCFDNDPKGIVSFSKARDSVLDEEDHLVLVFDTFLDARSGYVFALNPSNARFDAVVVDREEVNSEWDTVWEARTSRDAHGWSAEIRIPILSLGFAKGLTEWGFNVQRRVQRLQETSRWSGASIDYEIYQTSRSGLLTDLPLFDLGKGLSIRASAVGRTRTSGLERHRDNETDLSLDMTQKLGSNLSSALTINTDFAETEVDVRQINLTRFPIFFPEKRSFFLEGVDIFEFGLGLDPEENLLPFFSRRIGLFGLDEEEQVEIPINVGGKINGRVGNTNIGALVANTREVDALQVDPAFTVAVPQTTMGAMRISQNLWQESSVGMIATVGDQLGREGAWLAGVDFTYQTSSFRWNKNLLIGAWGLFNDRADLSGDKSAHGFRIEYPNDLWDVNFSSIHIGNGFDPSLGFVPRNNIHIWDFGLEVSPRPASSWLRQMFLELSGTAYKTADNSEWESYAATVKPLDWLLESGERFDLGLEVEGDRPSEVFEISSDVDVPPGSYEWARYFIGARAAEKRRISGEVRWDFGTYYDGDLSTLTARLTLKPSALLTVEFTGERSKGDVIALIDDYETQGMKLTEKNYTEELYGGRLQLNLTADLQFSSLTQYDTQSRELGTNNKLRWTFDPLGDVFIVYNYNVQQRYDPKLRKATCWEFISSELPVKVQYARRF